A genomic window from Sphingomonas taxi includes:
- a CDS encoding BrnT family toxin → MDITFDPAKDVINRAKHGVPLAFGEWIFADGNVLLIPSARPEDGEERWKAVGRVGDRLWTAVYVERDQTTRFISVRKSNDAEARGYHRHSGGS, encoded by the coding sequence ATGGACATCACGTTCGATCCGGCGAAGGACGTGATCAATCGTGCCAAACATGGCGTGCCGCTGGCTTTTGGCGAATGGATATTCGCTGACGGCAATGTGCTTCTGATCCCGTCGGCGCGACCGGAGGATGGCGAGGAGCGTTGGAAAGCGGTCGGCAGGGTCGGCGACCGTCTATGGACGGCAGTGTATGTCGAACGCGACCAGACGACCCGGTTCATATCGGTAAGGAAAAGCAACGATGCAGAAGCTCGCGGATATCATCGCCATTCCGGCGGATCCTGA